A genomic region of Pseudomonas sp. MPC6 contains the following coding sequences:
- a CDS encoding NADH:ubiquinone oxidoreductase — MRLMGLSLLLALVSGEVLAQACVVHSTAERLDVRVCQQNRTIPEKLFADGFCQPNLPGQTVEVQYVDQCPTGAFGVCSNAQVANMPYRQDIHYYGVATDAAYLQPFCEAQSQGTWLKP; from the coding sequence ATGCGGTTGATGGGATTGTCATTGCTGTTGGCACTCGTTTCAGGCGAAGTGTTGGCACAAGCATGTGTGGTACATAGTACGGCTGAACGGCTCGACGTCAGAGTCTGTCAGCAGAACCGCACCATCCCGGAGAAACTGTTCGCCGACGGATTCTGCCAACCCAACCTGCCCGGGCAAACAGTCGAGGTGCAGTACGTCGACCAATGCCCAACCGGCGCCTTCGGCGTCTGCAGCAACGCCCAAGTAGCCAATATGCCTTACCGCCAGGACATTCACTATTACGGCGTGGCCACCGATGCGGCGTATCTGCAGCCGTTTTGCGAAGCCCAGAGCCAGGGAACCTGGCTCAAGCCGTAA
- a CDS encoding CobW family GTP-binding protein, producing the protein MLQNIPTHVIAGPLGAGKTSLIKHLLAQRPANERWAVLINEFGQIGLDAALLTRDIEGIALGEVAGGCLCCVNGAPFQIGLGRLLRRARPDRLFIEPSGLGHPAQLLRQLGEAPWQGVLAVQPCVLVLDAQALAVGKPLPASQQETLNRAGLLLLNKSEDLDAADRQRIAALLPARRLYWTQQAVLPLSELPGFATQAVAGVDNFRVPQGLAQMPAVWSDPALPICLSQDQEGGWSIGWRWHPSQAFDAALVGQWLESLAWRRAKLVIHSVGGWVSVNALDNSVLEWRPSEWRRDSRIELIFSEPQDVDSLQRALAECRLG; encoded by the coding sequence ATGTTGCAGAACATTCCGACCCACGTCATCGCCGGCCCATTGGGCGCCGGCAAGACCAGCCTGATCAAGCACTTGCTGGCGCAACGCCCGGCGAACGAGCGTTGGGCGGTGTTGATCAACGAGTTCGGCCAGATCGGCCTCGACGCTGCACTGCTGACCCGGGACATCGAAGGTATAGCACTGGGCGAAGTGGCGGGGGGCTGTTTGTGCTGCGTGAATGGTGCGCCGTTTCAGATCGGTCTCGGGCGCCTGCTGCGCAGGGCGCGGCCGGATCGATTGTTCATCGAGCCATCGGGGCTGGGTCATCCGGCGCAGTTGCTCAGGCAGTTGGGTGAAGCGCCGTGGCAAGGGGTGCTGGCGGTTCAGCCTTGTGTACTGGTACTGGATGCCCAGGCGCTTGCTGTCGGCAAACCGCTGCCTGCCAGTCAACAGGAGACGTTGAACAGGGCAGGGTTGCTGCTGTTGAACAAGTCCGAAGATCTCGATGCCGCTGACAGGCAGCGTATCGCCGCGCTACTGCCCGCACGTCGGCTGTACTGGACGCAGCAGGCCGTGTTGCCGTTGAGCGAATTACCCGGGTTTGCAACCCAGGCTGTGGCGGGTGTGGATAACTTCAGGGTGCCTCAGGGACTGGCGCAGATGCCGGCGGTCTGGAGTGACCCTGCATTACCGATTTGCCTGAGTCAGGATCAGGAGGGCGGTTGGAGCATTGGCTGGCGTTGGCATCCGAGTCAGGCATTCGATGCGGCGCTGGTTGGCCAATGGCTGGAAAGCCTTGCCTGGCGGCGGGCGAAGCTGGTTATCCACAGCGTCGGCGGCTGGGTATCGGTGAATGCACTGGATAATTCGGTACTGGAATGGCGGCCCAGTGAGTGGCGGCGGGATTCGCGGATCGAGTTGATTTTCAGTGAACCGCAGGATGTTGATTCGTTGCAGAGGGCTTTGGCGGAATGTCGATTGGGTTGA
- a CDS encoding DUF1826 domain-containing protein codes for MEALKPVGASLLAKASCRTRHQHQGATPEALIRILEDDVNLAVWNRQLPAHIADFGRLLLSLNEPLAQALSFELVDDDAQPGLQGLASSFRDLEGYEGFIADVSWLARAFACLLGAKRIGLRLRALDKAMCPRFHVDHVPVRLITTYAGIGSQWLREGVMDRRKLGQPEAEPGVDLQVQQIDSGDVALLKGEKWHGNEGFGLIHRSPLPAPGERRLILTLDWLS; via the coding sequence ATGGAGGCGCTGAAACCCGTGGGAGCGAGCCTGCTCGCGAAAGCGTCCTGCCGAACCCGGCATCAACATCAGGGTGCCACCCCGGAGGCCTTGATCAGAATCCTTGAAGACGATGTAAACCTCGCCGTCTGGAATCGCCAGCTCCCGGCGCATATCGCTGATTTCGGTCGCCTGCTGTTGTCCCTGAACGAACCGCTGGCGCAAGCGCTTTCGTTTGAACTGGTTGACGATGACGCACAACCCGGCCTTCAAGGATTGGCTTCGAGCTTTCGCGATCTTGAAGGCTACGAAGGCTTCATTGCCGACGTTTCGTGGCTGGCCCGCGCCTTTGCCTGCCTGTTGGGCGCCAAACGTATTGGTCTGCGCCTCAGGGCCCTGGACAAGGCCATGTGCCCACGTTTCCACGTTGATCATGTGCCGGTGCGCCTGATCACCACCTATGCTGGTATCGGCAGCCAGTGGCTGCGCGAAGGGGTGATGGATCGCCGCAAACTGGGCCAGCCTGAAGCCGAGCCTGGTGTCGACTTGCAGGTCCAGCAGATCGACAGCGGCGACGTGGCGCTGCTCAAGGGCGAGAAGTGGCATGGCAACGAAGGCTTCGGCCTGATCCATCGCTCTCCATTACCCGCGCCGGGTGAGCGCCGCTTGATCCTCACCCTCGACTGGCTGAGCTAG
- a CDS encoding DUF3301 domain-containing protein: MLTLGNIFVLMLLATGGAWLWHNHGMRERALERVMQHCSKLGIELLDGNVALKKIAFIKDANGRRRLARVYNFEFTVTGETRHNGTITQFGAHSAQIELAPYPMPFDDTPAVAEVVKPRAEVIELSQWRQEHTKWRP; encoded by the coding sequence ATGCTGACCCTCGGAAATATCTTTGTGCTGATGCTGCTCGCCACTGGCGGCGCGTGGCTATGGCACAACCATGGCATGCGCGAGCGGGCGCTGGAGCGGGTCATGCAGCATTGCAGCAAGCTCGGAATCGAGTTGCTGGACGGCAACGTGGCGTTGAAAAAAATCGCCTTCATCAAAGACGCCAACGGTCGGCGGCGTCTGGCCCGCGTGTATAACTTCGAATTCACCGTGACCGGCGAAACCCGACACAACGGCACGATCACTCAATTCGGGGCCCACAGCGCACAGATCGAACTGGCGCCCTACCCCATGCCATTCGACGATACGCCTGCGGTGGCCGAGGTGGTGAAGCCTCGTGCCGAGGTCATCGAGTTGAGCCAATGGCGACAGGAACACACCAAGTGGCGCCCATAA